GTTCCTAGCGTCAAAACAACTGGTGAGATTCTCTATAGAGGCGATAATATCTTTGATAAGAGCTATCAAGTGGAAGAGCTGCGCAAAAAGGTTGGAATGGTGTTCCAAAAGCCAAATCCATTCCCGAAATCCATTTATGAAAATGTCGCTTATGGACCGAAAATCCATGGTGTTAAAAATAAAAAAGAGCTGGATGAAATCGTAGAAACGAGCTTGCGCGGAGCCGCCATTTGGGATGAGGTGAAAGACCGTCTTCATGAGAATGCCTATGGTCTTTCCGGCGGACAGCAGCAGCGGATCTGCCTTGCTCGATGCTTGGCTGTCTCACCGGATGTCATCTTGATGGATGAGCCGACTTCAGCGCTTGACCCGATTTCTACGCTGAAGGTAGAAGAACTAGTTCAGGAGCTGAAGGAAAAATTCAGTATTATCATAGTGACGCATAACATGCAGCAGGCAGCGCGTATATCTGATAAGACTGCCTTCTTCTTGAGCGGTGAAGTCATCGAATTTGATGATACCGATAAAATATTCTCCACACCTAAGGATAAGCGGACGGAGGATTATATTACAGGACGTTTTGGTTAATCATTTTATAGGTGAAGGGAGAAGATAAGAA
This DNA window, taken from Pradoshia eiseniae, encodes the following:
- the pstB gene encoding phosphate ABC transporter ATP-binding protein PstB, with amino-acid sequence MAMQTEQSKSMDAKPLVYDTRNLNLWYGDNHALKDINLPIQENEVTAIIGPSGCGKSTYIKVLNRMIELVPSVKTTGEILYRGDNIFDKSYQVEELRKKVGMVFQKPNPFPKSIYENVAYGPKIHGVKNKKELDEIVETSLRGAAIWDEVKDRLHENAYGLSGGQQQRICLARCLAVSPDVILMDEPTSALDPISTLKVEELVQELKEKFSIIIVTHNMQQAARISDKTAFFLSGEVIEFDDTDKIFSTPKDKRTEDYITGRFG